The Globicephala melas chromosome 13, mGloMel1.2, whole genome shotgun sequence genome includes a region encoding these proteins:
- the RAB35 gene encoding ras-related protein Rab-35 isoform X2 produces the protein MARDYDHLFKLLIIGDSGVGKSSLLLRFADNTFSGSYITTIGVDFKIRTVEINGEKVKLQIWDTAGQERFRTITSTYYRGTHGVIVVYDVTSAESFVNVKRWLHEINQNCDDVCRILDVQLHHRAGPPSKERQLSETAAATTERCGEAHEEQ, from the exons ATGGCCCGGGACTACGACCACCTCTTCAAGCTGCTCATTATCGGCGACAGCG GTGTCGGCAAGAGCAGTTTACTGTTACGTTTTGCAGACAACACTTTCTCAG gcagTTACATCACCACGATCGGAGTGGATTTTAAGATTCGGACTGTGGAGATCAACGGGGAGAAAGTGAAGCTGCAGATCTGGGACACGGCCGGGCAGGAGCGCTTCCGCACCATCACCTCCAC ATATTATCGGGGGACTCACGGGGTGATCGTGGTCTATGACGTCACCAGCGCCGAATCCTTTGTCAACGTCAAGCGGTGGCTTCACGAAATCAACCAGAACTGTGATGACGTGTGCCGGATACTAG ATGTTCAACTGCATCACAGAGCTGGTCCTCCGAGCAAAGAAAGACAACTTAGcgaaacagcagcagcaacaacagaaCGATGTGGTGAAGCTCACGAAGAACAGTAA
- the RAB35 gene encoding ras-related protein Rab-35 isoform X1 — MARDYDHLFKLLIIGDSGVGKSSLLLRFADNTFSGSYITTIGVDFKIRTVEINGEKVKLQIWDTAGQERFRTITSTYYRGTHGVIVVYDVTSAESFVNVKRWLHEINQNCDDVCRILVGNKNDDPERKVVETEDAYKFAGQMGIQLFETSAKENVNVEEMFNCITELVLRAKKDNLAKQQQQQQNDVVKLTKNSKRKKRCC; from the exons ATGGCCCGGGACTACGACCACCTCTTCAAGCTGCTCATTATCGGCGACAGCG GTGTCGGCAAGAGCAGTTTACTGTTACGTTTTGCAGACAACACTTTCTCAG gcagTTACATCACCACGATCGGAGTGGATTTTAAGATTCGGACTGTGGAGATCAACGGGGAGAAAGTGAAGCTGCAGATCTGGGACACGGCCGGGCAGGAGCGCTTCCGCACCATCACCTCCAC ATATTATCGGGGGACTCACGGGGTGATCGTGGTCTATGACGTCACCAGCGCCGAATCCTTTGTCAACGTCAAGCGGTGGCTTCACGAAATCAACCAGAACTGTGATGACGTGTGCCGGATACTAG TGGGGAATAAGAATGACGACCCTGAGCGGAAGGTGGTGGAGACAGAAGACGCCTACAAATTCGCCGGGCAGATGGGGATCCAGTTGTTTGAGACCAGCGCCAAGGAGAATGTCAACGTGGAAGAG ATGTTCAACTGCATCACAGAGCTGGTCCTCCGAGCAAAGAAAGACAACTTAGcgaaacagcagcagcaacaacagaaCGATGTGGTGAAGCTCACGAAGAACAGTAAACGAAAGAAACGCTGCTGCTAA